Within Ananas comosus cultivar F153 unplaced genomic scaffold, ASM154086v1, whole genome shotgun sequence, the genomic segment aaaaatgtgcacttcaccccccaCCGTTAGGGTTaaagagcatatatatatatatatatatatatatatatatatacacgcttaataaaacttataatttttaaccagcttttttactttcccccctgatatttaaaaatctatactttgccccattgtaaaaaaaaaaaatgtgcacttcaccccccaccgttagggttccgttataaaatattttttttatgccgaaaatatcCCTCTGCCCTCTTacttgttgcttcgcctccctctggctcgccgcctagccgcctcgccgccgcctcgcggCCTCGACGTCCTttactgcctcgccctcgcctacatccccttcgtcctcctccgccgcctcgccttcatcctcgttgcccttgcctaccctCCATCAACACTCATCTCGATTTCCTCTCTATTATcgtcgaaatcgaggggcggcgagggtgcagaaggagaaggggagtaggtggagaaggaaatggagagaaatcgcggccgattaaGGTGAAAATCACGGCGTTGAAGTGGGAATCGTGGCCGATCGAAGAGGCGGCTGAAGAAGATtaggaagaagacgaaaacggcgaggggcaaaatgaccattttacatACCGTAACtcttctgtgaatatttttcattttacaagggggcaaagtgtaggtttttaaatgtcaagagggaaaagtaaaaaaacgagTTATTACAGGgagagttttctataatttagcctttttataCCATTTTGAGTACTATTGTAGGTTCTTGTGATATTAATTATCATTATGTATTGTTAATAAATTGACGGTATAATGTGTAGAATTTTGATTAGTTGATTGATATACAagttctaaaaatattatagatattaCCAACATATAAATAACATGCAAAAATAATTAActgttcaaaaaaaaagtcttcTTTGTAACTTTTACAATACGTGGAATATACTAAAAGCCAACTTCATTGTATCATTTAAATAATTGAATCAAACAAAGTTTTGTCTTTTGTATTTATATGCGATGTGGAGACATTTGGTTAGATGttattatttttggaaaaaaaaactttagataccttTTTGCAGTTTACGATTTATTAATTTAGTGTCTAATGATTTTAATTGATCACTCTAAGTATCATAtggtttctatttttattttttcattacaCTCTACGTTAACTTCTTCTTTAAACCCCTCGTGTGCCTCACACATGCctcgataaaaaaaataaaagacacGAGACCTCTTAAAAAAGACATAGGCCGTGTGGTGAAAAACGACAATGAAAAAATACTCTATTTATTTCCGTACATACTATTGCGTTCCGTatattgcggttagtcggttacgatatattttctgcggttccatcggagaacgcagaagcatatccctatatattatttttcaactccattctatctaatagcattagatccatctcaatatcaaactaagttATAGAATATAAAATCCCTTAGGACTTGATCCTGATCGTTTTTCTTAAGTTCCCAACAGGCAAAAAAGCAATGCTCCGCGACGCACACATGCAGAGAGAGtgtaacaaaaaattttaaaaaaaattataaaatacttaactgaTACAATTAAAATCACagtatactaaaataaaaagactATAAACCACAGGAAATTAAGTATATGaattactttcttatttttatgtAGAATAACTATAATAGAGGAGAGTTAGGTAATGTGACGCCtaaaaacattatttttatattatataagacccaaaaaaattctaaaaacaCTTTTAATCTTTCggctttttatattataaaacttCGGTTTCAACTATCACCGAAAAGATACTGCAACCGCAATTTGAAAATATTGGAGGAGGAAAGATTGCAAATGCTTTCCAATTTTCAAGATcttctatagtataaaaataatattcttaatcaccatttttgatatatatgagCTTTTCAAATGTCAAAAGAACATATCCATTTTTCAtcactagggatgtcaacggatcgGATTTGAGgcagattttaaaaaatctgaatttgaaccCAAAACCCGAACCTAAATctaacggattttaaaaatccatatccaaattcgaatccgaccaaaaatttgaaattcgaacccgaacccgaacccgaactcgaactcggaaatccgaacccgaaacaattatttctcttttcaatatttcaaaatatattacattaaatctaaatttctaaaatataaattcaaatgtaacatcaaatttttctatacatattatatataatgtaaaataaattcgaattccggtcgggttcaggttcatgtcggatacagtcaaaattcatattcaaattcatatccctcggatttttatttttgatattcatattcaaaaccATATCCGTTTAGTATCGAAAAAATCTGCTTCTTTCAGGATCAGGTTCGGATAAAATGTCGGGTATctgtacccattgacatccctacccatcactgactctctctctctccttccaaACCGTTAAAACCGTTACAAAGACAGATCTGAGATCTGGTGACagttagagagaaagagagagagagagagagctacatAGCATAGGAATTGCAGAGAAGGGGATCAAAGCTAGGAATTGAGAGGACAATGGAGAGCCCGCCGGGGAGCGCGAGGTCGAGCCCAGAGGCCGAGGTCGGGATGCGGGTCGAGGACTTGTGGGACCTGCAGGAGCCGCAGCTCACCCCGACCGAGAAGCTCAACTCCTGCTTCTGCACCATCCCCGTCTCCTCCTTCCCTCCCGCCCCTTCCTCACAAGGTCCCGATCTCTCCCGCCGCTTCAAAACTTAAGCTATCAGAGACCGGTGCTTCGTTTACACTTCGTATTTTACACTTTTAACGCAaaaatttcgcactttctccTCGCGTTTGTGTAACCGAAAAAGCAAGATCGTCTGATTTGCTTataattacagaaaatttaCCTACGAAAGCATCGCAAAAATCGCTAATAGCAACCACAATAGTTCAAGTAATTGATTCACAACCCTTTTGTGTAATCTTTGTTATTGCTTCCGCTCACTAGTTTCGAGCAAATGCATGGATCTGATCTTTCTCTTTTGCTGCACATATATATCTATGATACCGTgatcttgttttttttatttcatttttcagGCAAAATTTATACATTTGTTAGATTTTGCGTCCAATGTTTTGATCAGTTTGTAGTAATATCACGCAGAATTAAAGATCTTTCGCCTTATTAATTGTAATTTATGATCGAACCGTTCTGACGGAGCAAACCATTCTGTTGGAGATTGCAGTGGTTGAGATACCCTCAGATTCGACCCTGGCGGATGTGGTAGAAACTTTGTCCAAGAACCGAATTCTGAGCGCGCCGGTGCGGAATGTGGAGGCCTCTGATGATGCTAGTTGGATCGACCGATACATCGGCGTCGTAGAATTTGCGGGAATCGCTGTGTGGTTGCTGCATCAGGTCAATCATTTTCATCCTAAGCTTCATCTTTTCTGATTCAATTCAAtgtaaacacacacacacacacacgcacacacacaaactcacatACATTTTGACGTTTAATGCAGCTCACCTACTAAATTAAGTATAATTGCAAATGTATAACATTTGAATTTGTGTACTGTTAAGTGATTTTAATGTGGAAATTAATTACCTAGAAGGAGCATCTATTTTTGTACTCGGACTATCGTAAAAGTTCTACATAATTGGCAAAATCAAgttattttggtataaatgagttgaagaatgaaaaaagaaaaacttgtaCAAGTATAAGAAGAGCAAAAATTTTACTTGATGAAATCATAGCTTGAACATAGTTCCATATTCATGAACCCTTTACCCTTGTAACAGATACATTACCACTTTAACTATAACAATGTAGTTCATATGCCTTGCTTGATGACAAATAAACACTCGCGGCTGAACAATCTTGATATTTCCTTTATCTTCCTGCAGTTGGAAGTCGTGGCTCGTGAGACGACGACAGATTCTGCAGCGAAAAAGGAGGTCGGCGCAGACGAATTAGCAGCTAAGCTTGGCACTGTTACATTGGAGAACAAAGAAGCTAAAATGGAAGGAGCAACTTTCGCTGACGAAGAAGCTAAACATGTGGTTAAATCCACTCCTTCAGAAGCTGCTTCAATGGGTGGGAGCTTCCTCGAAGCCCTCACTTCCTCAGAATGCTACAAGAACACAAAGGTTGTGTAGTTTCAGACCGAAAGACCACGAGAATTAAGTCGATCGTCTTCTTATTCATCTTGAATCTGCAACACTGATCATGCATTCATAATGTTGGTGCAGGTCAGGGACATCGCGGGGTCCTTCCGGTGGGCGCCGTTCCTTGCGTTGCAGAGCTCAGATTCGTTTCTGACGATGCTTCTGCTGCTGTCAAAGTACAGAATGAAGAGCCTCCCCGTGGTCGATTTAGGCGAGGGGAAGATCGAGAACATCATCACGCAGTCCGCAGTGCTTCACATGCTGGCGGAATGCGTCGGGCTTCACTGGTTCGAGGACTGGGGCACGAAGAAGCTCTTCGAACTCGGGCTTCCGATAATGAAGCCAAATAGACTTATCAAGGTGCACCCAGAACAAATTCTAGGATATTAGTATCTTGCATTTTACGAAGTATGCGCTGTATACACAGGTCAGCGAGGACGAGCCCATCCTAAACGCTTTTCAACAAATGAGAAGACGAGGGATAGGCGGAGTTCCGGTCGTAGATGCGAATCGGAACAAGGCGATCGGAAGCATAAGCATTAGGGATGTTCAGTATCTGTTAACTGCTTCTGAAATATACAAAGATTACAGGTccagttgttgttgttgtcgtaATCTCGACTTAAATCGGTGAATTCGTATGCCGAAAGAAACATAAACTTGTCTGCTTATATGATGTATTTTTGTAGATTGATCACAGTGAAGGATTTCATGATGACTGTAAGAGAACATTTGGAGAACCAAAAGGACTCGGCAGCGCCGATAAGTATGATCACTTGCAGGAGGGAAGAGACTGCCAAAGAGATTATTCTGAGATTGGACGCCGCGAAGCAGCAGAGGATTTATGTTGTcaatgaggaggaggagcttgAGGGAGTGATCACGCTGCGCGACATAATCTCAAGGCTGGTTCACGAGCCGCACGGCTACTTCGGAGACTTCTTCGACGGAGTGTTTCCACTTCCTGAGAACAGCAGGGTCTGATGAACTGCAACAAAAATTTTGAAGCCTCTGAAACTTTTGCATTTTACTGCTTTGTGTTTTATGTTGTTGTATGATTCTTTTTCTAACTGTTTGCCTTTTCTGGTGAGTACTAAAACCAAGCACCTTTTCCAGTTCTTGTTGTTCTTCAAGTTGCTGAACATGTTGTGTGTGTCCAAATTATGCAAAACTTGGTTTGAATGTAGTATCAAATGTTAGCATAACAAGCTCTTATCGGCGATTTACACGAAATATTGGATCGTTGTCGCTAGCTATTATCTTTAAAGCTTGAACTAAAAGAAAGGGAGCAACCAATTCAAGTTCCGTCGGCGATTCCCGTGAAATAACGGTGACGAACTTTTCGAACACACTATAAGCTCTACGCAGAATACACTTCATCAAATACCACTACATTTTATAGCAGGACAAAACAGGCCGTAAGTTTGCGCCGCGGAAACAGTAATTTATGTCCCACATGATGATGTTGAGTGAAATAATGAAGAGTAAATGAGGTGTAAGGCTTACTTAATCAATTCTGTCCTTGTTGTCCTTCTACTTATTGTAATGTTTggacatgaaaatttaattttgctgACCTAAGCAGGTGCATGAAAGGAGACTTGAAATAAATGTTACTCTGTTTGCAATTTAAGATACCTTGtaaggaaagagagaagagagctaTGTTGGATGTGACCTACGTGATATATTCAAGATGATCCATAAAGATACGGTCAATTTATTTAaatcgatctataaagatattttagatcttacgattaggatgtatctggacacgtccttgatggacggacgtgatttaacatctttacattaagttatatataaatatgtaacatacgagAGTTCtggtctaaccctaatccaatttGTCTGTGACGGCTCTATCTCCGGAGATAAGGGAATTAGATTCGAAACGTCTCGTCTTCTTGCAGATCACGAACAAGGACGAACCACGAGTAAGGATCGCCGTTTACAAATCGggtacagaaatcgaaatcatgacAGAAAGTACGATCTAGTTTCTCATAAAGTTTCTAACAAGCTAGACAAAAACTTGCTTCTGATAGCTCAgactttcagaaaaaaaaaaaatgtagagacATTGTTATACGTCGGAGAgggtgttgaatataaaatattaaaatattcttcTCGAGTGActcaaattttagaaaaattagttaGTTTCtatgaaacaactgttgtaatctaaaaacttaagctgttaaagaacggtatttaaatatttttatatttaacactccctctCACGTCTGGACTCAAGACTTTTTAGTcagcccatgacgtgggcttgaattaaacgGAAGAATTAATAtactaggagcctggcgtgactcgaactcaggacctcctgctctgacatcatgtgaaacaactgttgtattttaaaaacttaagctgttaaagaacggtatttaaatatttttatatttaacactccctctCACGTCTGGACTCAAGACTTTTTAGTcagcccatgacgtgggcttgaattaaacgGAAGAATTAATAtactaggagcctggcgtgactcgaactcaggacctcctgctctgacatcatgtgaaacaactgttgtattttaaaaacttaagctgttaaagaacggtgtttaaatatttttatattttacagtTTCGTATGAtaaacaaccaaccaactattCTGAATAGCGTTTATTATAGGTAAAaggcttaaacttttagaaaaaaatgattAGTTTATGCATAAATATTTTAGGATAGTTGGTTGTGTGTGTGACTCCTCCTTCCTTGAATTGGATAAGGTTAAGAGGTCAACCTTCATTGAATTGCTACAGAGGTTGACACAAATCCATTAAAACATATCATTAAATATGACTTGAAATCTATGACTCAAAACATTAATTGGGGCTTTCAATAGTTTGGTCATGGTGAGGATTAGCCTCATAATTGGACTTAAGAAAAGGACTATTACATTTATTTGAGATAAATGTAGCAATAGCATATGTACTTTACCCATTTCgtggtttaaatattttggtccttaaactttATATGTGATGTCCCAATAGTTTCACGTTAGATAAGTAAAAAAttgtgaatataaatataaagattaaggactccaatacaaataattatgATTAAGCATTTTTAGACTGATAGTTTGTGCCCAATAAATTATTAGTGTTAGTGGACTGgattgttacatttggtatcaaagttGATTTACCAGTCGAAAGTGCTGGAAGGATAGAAAATATGAGTCGGAATTGTGAGATCGGTCTCATGTTATCAAATCATGTGAGAGCCGATAGTTTGTACCCAACGAGTTTTTAAGCTTGTAATTTgtacccaacgagttattagtgctagtaCATTTGATCGTTATATTTAGTATCAGAGCTGATTTACTAATCGAAAATGCTAGATGGATAAAAAATGTGAGTCGGAATTATGAGATGGGTCTCACATCATCTGATGATGATCTGGAATAGGAAATTGGGGACGTGACTAGGTTGTAAGAGCCGAGAATGTCACggtctaaataaaaaaaaaaaaaatgtgacatCTCAAAAGTACTACATCGAATCGGTAAAAACTgtgaattaatttaaatataaataataaaggcTATAATATTAGTAACtagacttaaatattttagactGGCGAGCCAAATGTAGAGTTAGTATGCTAttgaaaatatagagaatttaaTACTTCTGTCTTTTGAATTATTGGATTAAGAattatacggttgggatgatagcggtcccccCTAgtgttgagtggtccccacaggataatagtattaatctctatacttccgatagtatagtagctctactcggTGGGCCGGTAGTTTAAATGTAACAAATTATTAGTGCTTTGAGGGCTGAATcgctatattatatatacgtCGTAGATTAGTTTTCGTAATTAGTTTTTGGGAAAAGAACTCTTTGGTAAAGGGCAAATACCAGTTGTTTTCACAATAGTAGGGACTTAATTGGTATATGCACAAAATTCATGGATGTATGAAAGTggtcaaattaaataaaacatcATAGACTAATAAGTGGCGATATGGGATAATACTGCGTTACTCTACAAATCTTATGTATTTACATGTACACCCCTGTAAAACTCGAAGatgatttaatatatttctttaaaacTCAAGCCTTTTGAGAATAAAAATCTGCTCCTAGTGAACAGGAGAGCTTATTTACAAACTAATACACTTTTGTTGAGCTAaaaaaaataggctaaattataaaaaatctttctgtcaatatctatttttttcattttctctcttgtcattcaaaaatctacactttgtcttcttaaataataaaaaatattcattttgaCCCCGCCGCCAGTGTTCCGTtagaatttttttcatattttattttttatacccaaaatacttCTGAAACCCTCCTTCTTTCTCATCCTCAGCTGtgctgcctcgccctcgcccacctctcTGTCCACATCCACCCCGAAGAAGATGAggggcaatttggtcattttgtcacatCGTACTCCTCtgcgaatattttttattttttaagctgGAAAAATATAGCTCTTTTAATGACAGCTGAGGAGAGTGGAAAAACGAATATTgacataaaaattttctataatttagccaacaaaatataaaaataaatagcagaCCACAATTTCAAAGTACTTGCcttgtatttttataaagtatAGGGTTGTATATGCATTTTCTCGGTCTTTTTGTTGTTGTCGTTGCTGAGAAGCGCGTCTGCGGGAAGCGTAGTAGATTACGGTGTCGTCGTCAAACATTGTTCTCATCAACAGTCAACGTTTGACCTACGAACATACGCATAGGATCTCTATGCGTGGTGATTCCTAAACCttaataaacaattttttttttattttaaccatcatctattttcatcaaattatttactctttaaaagttttaattttactatctacttttttaattttttttatttgaaccgATTAGTGATTCCTTATTTTTGTGAGTCATCAAATcagtcaaattaaataaattgaaaagttagccgaatcaaaataatcaaccgttcagataaattttatatatttttatcaaattttaaatttggggATTGGACAATTGTTCAGGGGATCTGGTGCAATTATCCCTGGTCAAAGAAACAAGAAGAATCGCATAGAAATATTTATGAGTTGATCAGCATAAAAAAAACCCGGGAAAACCACAAATCATTTCCCACCATTCCACCACCTACCTCAGAGAGTTCCCTCCACCAAATCTTTTTTTAGTGTAGCACATTTTCAATTCCCCCCCtgtgatttattattttctagggTGAACTTCAAAAACCATCCCTGTGATTTCGCaggttctcactttagtaccatataatttaaagtgtatcaagttagtgtcctgtggcttcatttttatcttttcgtcagcttctccgttaatatttcgttaaattatatacaaaaaacttcagataccgcacctaggtttatcgaatattgactttagtaccctttagttttaactttgtcgctgatttaacgaaaaaaaatagtagaatgaataataaaaaaataaaaatcaaaatcaaaatcacatgatactaaattagtaaactttaaatcacagggtactaaagtgggaaagtgtgaaaccgcagggtggaatttaaaatttttcctattTTCTACATTGTCATTATGTGCCTAAAAAAGGGCtctttttgcaaatagcccccttacaaaaaaattttttaaaattgtccctgtcaaaaatttatttgcaaaaatggctctGGTTTCgacacgcaagcgccacgtcagcgccacgcgggcggagctgggccagatggttaagttgaacacggtgaaccattcaccgtgttcaatacaaagtttttgtattggacacggtgaataatgattcaccgtgtccaatacaaaatagcaaaggtcgaaatatttgtattggacacggtgaaccattcaccgtgtccaatacaaataattggacacggtgaatggttcaccgtgtctaatacaaatacctcaaacttagtcattgttggggtatttgtattggacacagtgaaccattcaccgtgtccaatacaaaaattttgtattgaacgcggtgaatggttcaccgtgttcaacttaaacacctgggcCCGTCcttgcccgcgtggcgctgacgtggcgctgacgtggcaggggtagggccatttttgcaaataatttttggacgaaactatttttgcaaataaaatttgttaggaggctatttgcaaaaaaagccccctaaaaaaattacacttaaccATATTGTATGATTATTATTTGGAAAATGCTTCTTATACACCTAAAAAAgagtgtatatcttacacccACAATTCTAGGCTTGAGAAAAATCgaattaatttttagtattcACGTATAttacactttttcattttttattttgatttttttttttgtaaattatctAGCTTCAGTTGAATCCaggcaaaattataaaaagctgttttataacaaaatcaaaatttttttttaatattcagtGACTGAAAATACACTGCAtgcaaaagtttaaaatattaaagtaaaaatagtATGAACTAACTTACAATATTAATATGGTACTGGATCTATCGTACATTTTGTCACCCAGAGGGATACGCAGTTTTTGACCCATATATTGGACCAAGTAAGAGCAATAGTTATAAAAACATTATAAGTAATTAgtaatcaaataaatattttttttcaaaactcaaagagtcatttaaattttataaccttatcaaattattttttttcactaaatctTAGATCTTCACATAAGTTTGAAAATGttgattctttttgttttgtgccattttttttttttctgccaaTCAATTTATAAttgaacaaataaaaattgtataGATGCACAAACTGAGATACGTAGGAGTACATGCATAAATACGTGTATTCGAAGGGGTCGATACGCAAAAATCCCTTGAGGCCGGTTGTAGGTGTTCTAGaaactcttttcttctcttttagtttttttttaatatatatatatatatatatatatatatactctgaATGAATACCCTGTactattttaatattgtaaCGTGGTACCTCgacttttttaaagaaaaaaaaataaaatattatatttttttaaaggataaattttaaatactattcctgtggttttgcaatttctcattttagtattctgtgatttaaaaaatatattaattcagtattctatgattttatttttttttctttccgtcaGCTTCTtcattaacttttcgttaaattatatacaaaaaatttcagacacTCCATATATAGTTTATCGAACATTTACTTCAGtacactttaattttaactttgtcaccgatttaacagaaaaaattagttgatggaataacataaaaaaaaaataaaatcagaggTAGAAAagttatacactttaaactatagggtactaaagtgagaaagtgcaaaattatagggggtggtatttgaaggttactctttttcaatttttaaaactatCGTACGATTTGGTACAGTTCGATAGTACAGGGACCATCCATAcattttatccttttatttagctaattaaattaaaattaaatttcgctCTCACTTCTCCTTCCCCGTTGCCGTCTCCTCCCTCcgcttcttccttctcctcctacgCCTCCTCGCAGATCTCCTCTGCGAtcacaaaccctaaccctagatagagagggagagggagagggagagagagatggggagcGACGCTCGGGGTTTCGCGTGCCTCGTCGCCCTCGCGCTCGTGTACGGCGCCATGTCCCTCCTCGTCCACCGCGTCCTCTACATGCGCCACGTCGCCCCCCTCGGCGCCGACGCGCCCCCCGAAGCCTTCTCCGAGGCCAGGGCCATCGACCACATCCGACGCCTCACCGTCGACATCCCCGGTCGCCAGGTAGAGATGATCCCtcccccctccctcctcctcctcctcctcctcctccggcgctctctctctctcgctctctctctctctctctctcgatgtTTATGTGTTTCGGTGGGTTGAAGCACGGATCGTGATGCAGGAAGGACGGCCGGGATTGGAGGAGGCGGCGAGGTACATACGAGCGCAGCTCGAAGGAATCGCGGCGCGGGCGGGGCCCAGCTAcaggtttggatttggattgggATTTGAAATTGGTTGACATGATCGTGGGATTGGAAAATTAAatccttcctttccttttttctgcttctaatTACGTACAATTAGATGTGCTAGTGAGTGGATTTTTCCTATTATTGCTCACGGAAAAAGTTCTTCGAAAACCTTAtccaaaatagtaaaaaaaatctgttttttttgtttccagTTGCCAAATTGACCTGGTAAGCACATAGACTGTAAGCACTCCACCATCGATTGCATATAATtcgaatttataaaaataaaaaatgacaaCAATATCCGACGAGGCCTTAGTACCGAAGGTCGCGCTtaagaaaaccaaaaaatttatatgctATTATAGTGGAATCGTTCTTGACAATATATTTAACATTAATGTATACGTATTATTTCTTGCAATGCTCAATATTTGGTGATTAGTGcctaagaaaaaataaatcagtTCAAATGCAGTTAACAAACTCAAAAGAGTAGGGAAAAGGATACGATAGCTCTTTTGTAAACGAGTGAAAAGAGGGAATGCGACTAGTATAGTCGGCACCTCTCGTATCAGTGTTATAAGCATACCGAGTGGCATGAGTGTCTCAGAAAATCATTGTGCTTGAAAGAATACCCATATTTCTGCTTTTTGTTTACTGTAATGTTTTGCCAATCTTAATTTCTATTACTGACTTTTGGCTGTGTTGTCACAGAGTAGAGGTTGATGAAACCCTTGTTAGTGGATCGTTCAGCATGATGTTTTTGCGCCATAGAGTAACTCTCGCCTACAGGAATCATAAGAATGTTATTATAAGGTAATTTTTGTCTCTTAAGTTTAATGTATTTTATGTAATTCTGTTAATGACGGCATAC encodes:
- the LOC109705580 gene encoding SNF1-related protein kinase regulatory subunit gamma-1-like codes for the protein MESPPGSARSSPEAEVGMRVEDLWDLQEPQLTPTEKLNSCFCTIPVSSFPPAPSSQVVEIPSDSTLADVVETLSKNRILSAPVRNVEASDDASWIDRYIGVVEFAGIAVWLLHQLEVVARETTTDSAAKKEVGADELAAKLGTVTLENKEAKMEGATFADEEAKHVVKSTPSEAASMGGSFLEALTSSECYKNTKVRDIAGSFRWAPFLALQSSDSFLTMLLLLSKYRMKSLPVVDLGEGKIENIITQSAVLHMLAECVGLHWFEDWGTKKLFELGLPIMKPNRLIKVSEDEPILNAFQQMRRRGIGGVPVVDANRNKAIGSISIRDVQYLLTASEIYKDYRLITVKDFMMTVREHLENQKDSAAPISMITCRREETAKEIILRLDAAKQQRIYVVNEEEELEGVITLRDIISRLVHEPHGYFGDFFDGVFPLPENSRV